A DNA window from Bos mutus isolate GX-2022 chromosome 11, NWIPB_WYAK_1.1, whole genome shotgun sequence contains the following coding sequences:
- the COQ4 gene encoding ubiquinone biosynthesis protein COQ4 homolog, mitochondrial isoform X1 encodes MATLLRGVLRPLCAFRGGPGPPAGVPFRAVSHGTGLLYPEHIPTSVLQKVLLAAGSAGMALYDPYRHDMVAVLGETTGRRTLKVLRDQMKRDPEGAQILQERPRISLSTLDMGKLRSLPEGSFGCAYLHFLDVNVASGRGMTRVSPDTRAPTRFVDDEELAYVIQRYREIHDMLHTLLGMPTNILGEIVVKWFEAVQTGLPMCVLSALFGPIRLSAQSLQLLISELIPWAVENGRRAPCVLNVYYERRWEQPLQALRQELGITEPPLCVEGLV; translated from the exons ATGGCGACGCTGCTGCGCGGGGTCCTGCGCCCGCTCTGCGCCTTCCGGGGCGGTCCCGGCCCTCCTGCAG GTGTTCCCTTCAGAGCCGTGAGCCATGGCACCGGCCTGCTCTACCCCGAACACATCCCCACCTCCGTGCTGCAGAAGGTGCTGCTGGCCGCCGGCTCTGCCGGGATGGCGCTGTACGATCCCTATCGCCACG acaTGGTTGCAGTTCTGGGAGAGACCACAGGACGCCGTACCCTGAAGGTCCTCAGGGACCAGATGAAGAGGGATCCAGAGGGTGCCCAGATCCTGCA GGAGCGTCCCCGGATCTCGCTGTCCACCCTCGACATGGGCAAGCTCCGGAGTCTGCCCGAGGGCTCCTTTGGCTGCGCATATCTCCATTTCCTGGATGTGAAT GTGGCCTCAGGACGTGGCATGACG AGGGTCTCCCCAGACACCCGCGCACCCACCCGCTTCGTGGACGATGAGGAGCTAGCATACGTGATCCAGCGGTACCGGGAGATCCATGACATGCTCCACACCCTGCTGGGCATGCCCACCAACATCCTGG GGGAGATCGTGGTGAAATGGTTTGAGGCTGTCCAGACCGGCCTGCCCATGTGCGTCCTGAGTGCACTCTTTGGACCGATCCGACTCAGCGCCCA GAGCCTACAATTGCTGATCTCGGAGCTGATCCCATGGGCAGTTGAGAATGGCCGCAGAGCCCCGTGTGTCCTCAACGTGTACTACGAGCGGCGCTGGGAACAGCCCCTGCAGGCTCTGCGGCAGGAGCTGGGCATCACGGAGCCACCCCTGTGTGTGGAGGGCCTGGTGTAG
- the COQ4 gene encoding ubiquinone biosynthesis protein COQ4 homolog, mitochondrial isoform X2 → MATLLRGVLRPLCAFRGGPGPPAGVPFRAVSHGTGLLYPEHIPTSVLQKVLLAAGSAGMALYDPYRHDMVAVLGETTGRRTLKVLRDQMKRDPEGAQILQERPRISLSTLDMGKLRSLPEGSFGCAYLHFLDVNRVSPDTRAPTRFVDDEELAYVIQRYREIHDMLHTLLGMPTNILGEIVVKWFEAVQTGLPMCVLSALFGPIRLSAQSLQLLISELIPWAVENGRRAPCVLNVYYERRWEQPLQALRQELGITEPPLCVEGLV, encoded by the exons ATGGCGACGCTGCTGCGCGGGGTCCTGCGCCCGCTCTGCGCCTTCCGGGGCGGTCCCGGCCCTCCTGCAG GTGTTCCCTTCAGAGCCGTGAGCCATGGCACCGGCCTGCTCTACCCCGAACACATCCCCACCTCCGTGCTGCAGAAGGTGCTGCTGGCCGCCGGCTCTGCCGGGATGGCGCTGTACGATCCCTATCGCCACG acaTGGTTGCAGTTCTGGGAGAGACCACAGGACGCCGTACCCTGAAGGTCCTCAGGGACCAGATGAAGAGGGATCCAGAGGGTGCCCAGATCCTGCA GGAGCGTCCCCGGATCTCGCTGTCCACCCTCGACATGGGCAAGCTCCGGAGTCTGCCCGAGGGCTCCTTTGGCTGCGCATATCTCCATTTCCTGGATGTGAAT AGGGTCTCCCCAGACACCCGCGCACCCACCCGCTTCGTGGACGATGAGGAGCTAGCATACGTGATCCAGCGGTACCGGGAGATCCATGACATGCTCCACACCCTGCTGGGCATGCCCACCAACATCCTGG GGGAGATCGTGGTGAAATGGTTTGAGGCTGTCCAGACCGGCCTGCCCATGTGCGTCCTGAGTGCACTCTTTGGACCGATCCGACTCAGCGCCCA GAGCCTACAATTGCTGATCTCGGAGCTGATCCCATGGGCAGTTGAGAATGGCCGCAGAGCCCCGTGTGTCCTCAACGTGTACTACGAGCGGCGCTGGGAACAGCCCCTGCAGGCTCTGCGGCAGGAGCTGGGCATCACGGAGCCACCCCTGTGTGTGGAGGGCCTGGTGTAG
- the COQ4 gene encoding ubiquinone biosynthesis protein COQ4 homolog, mitochondrial isoform X3, with protein MATLLRGVLRPLCAFRGGPGPPAGVPFRAVSHGTGLLYPEHIPTSVLQKVLLAAGSAGMALYDPYRHDMVAVLGETTGRRTLKVLRDQMKRDPEGAQILQERPRISLSTLDMGKLRSLPEGSFGCAYLHFLDVNVASGRGMTRVSPDTRAPTRFVDDEELAYVIQRYREIHDMLHTLLGMPTNILALASSCSFLYPLPPTPSQVPQGPAQAGTGHC; from the exons ATGGCGACGCTGCTGCGCGGGGTCCTGCGCCCGCTCTGCGCCTTCCGGGGCGGTCCCGGCCCTCCTGCAG GTGTTCCCTTCAGAGCCGTGAGCCATGGCACCGGCCTGCTCTACCCCGAACACATCCCCACCTCCGTGCTGCAGAAGGTGCTGCTGGCCGCCGGCTCTGCCGGGATGGCGCTGTACGATCCCTATCGCCACG acaTGGTTGCAGTTCTGGGAGAGACCACAGGACGCCGTACCCTGAAGGTCCTCAGGGACCAGATGAAGAGGGATCCAGAGGGTGCCCAGATCCTGCA GGAGCGTCCCCGGATCTCGCTGTCCACCCTCGACATGGGCAAGCTCCGGAGTCTGCCCGAGGGCTCCTTTGGCTGCGCATATCTCCATTTCCTGGATGTGAAT GTGGCCTCAGGACGTGGCATGACG AGGGTCTCCCCAGACACCCGCGCACCCACCCGCTTCGTGGACGATGAGGAGCTAGCATACGTGATCCAGCGGTACCGGGAGATCCATGACATGCTCCACACCCTGCTGGGCATGCCCACCAACATCCTGG CCCTTGCCTCCTCCTGCTCTTTCTTGTACCCTCTTCCCCCTACCCCAAGCCAAGTGCCCCAAGGACCAGCACAGGCCGGGACTGGGCACTGCTGA
- the TRUB2 gene encoding pseudouridylate synthase TRUB2, mitochondrial: MGSAGLARLQGLFSVYKPPGLKWKHLRDTVELQLLKGLNAGKPPAPKQRVRFLLGPVEGSEEKELTLTATRVPTLIDHPLVRGLAFTSLKVGVGHRLDSQASGVLVLGVGHGRRLLTDMYNAHLTKDYTVRGLLGKATDDFCEDGRLVEKTTYDHVTREKLDRILAVIQGSHQKALVTYSNLDLQTQEAYEMAVSGVIRPMNKSPMLITGIRCLQFAPPEFLLEVQCMHETQKQLRRLVHEIGLELKSTAVCAQVRRTRDGFFTLDDALLRTQWDLPNIQDAIQAAAPRVAAELEKSLRPWLGTQEPPGPGQPWDSKRPCSALGPESHVGH, translated from the exons ATGGGGTCCGCCGGCCTGGCTCGGCTGCAGGGGCTCTTCTCAGTCTACAAGCCCCCCGGGCTAAAATGGAAGCATCTACGGGATACCGTGGAGCTGCAGCTTCTGAAAG GTCTCAATGCTGGGAAGCCTCCTGCCCCTAAACAGCGTGTTCGCTTCCTGTTGGGACCCGTGGAAGGCAGCGAAGAGAAGGAGCTGACCCTCACAGCCACCCGTGTGCCCACACTCATCGACCATCCGCTGG TTCGTGGACTCGCATTCACCAGCCTGAAGGTTGGCGTGGGACACCGGCTGGATTCCCAGGCGTCTGGGGTGCTTG TGCTCGGCGTGGGACACGGACGCAGGCTCCTCACTGACATGTACAACGCTCACCTCACCAAG GACTACACCGTGCGCGGCCTCCTGGGCAAAGCCACAGATGACTTCTGTGAGGACGGGCGGCTGGTGGAGAAGACGACGTACG ACCACGTGACCAGAGAGAAGTTGGACCGTATCCTGGCTGTGATCCAAGGTTCCCATCAGAAGGCTCTGGTGAC GTACTCCAACCTTGACCTACAGACCCAGGAGGCCTATGAGATGGCCGTTAGCGGCGTGATCCGGCCCATGAACAAGTCCCCGATGCTGATCACCGGCATCCGATGCCTCCAGTTTGCGCCTCCGGAATTCCTCTTAG AGGTGCAGTGCATGCATGAGACACAGAAGCAGCTGCGAAGGCTGGTGCACGAAATCGGCCTGGAGCTGAAGAGCACCGCTGTCTGTGCCCAGGTGCGGCGGACACGGGACGGCTTTTTCACCCTGGATGATGCCCTCCTGAGGACCCAGTGGGACCTACCGAACATCCAGGATGCCATCCAGGCTGCAGCACCCCGGGTGGCAGCAGAGCTGGAGAAGAGCTTGAGGCCTTGGCTGGGCACCCAGGAGCCCCCTGGTCCAGGCCAGCCCTGGGACTCCAAGAGGCCATGCTCTGCCTTGGGGCCAGAGAGCCACGTGGGGCATTGA